In Vibrio pomeroyi, the genomic window TGGCGTTTTCTTGAAGCTTAACGAGTTGAGTTGTTCTAGTTCACGACTGATTACCAAGTCCAAGCCAAGTTCGGGCAATTGACCGGGCGTAGTGGTGATGAGTTGTACCTTAATATCAGGGTACTTTTCTAAGAAGTCGTCCATGTATTGCACAAGAAACTTAGATCCAACCGCAATGGTCGCGCCTATCTTGAGCAAGCCCGCAGGGGTTTGGTTGACAGAACGAGTTTCATCAATGATCGACTGCCAATTGTCGAGCTGATCTTTTGCTCTTTGATAGAAGAGTGCGCCTGCTTCGGTTTGGCTAATTGAGCGAGTGGTGCGCTTTAAAAGTTGAGTGCCGATGCGTTCTTCTAGCCAATTTACTCTTTTGCTGATCGCTGAGCTGGTGGTATTAAGCTTGCGTGCCGCGCCATTGAAACTGCCTTCTTCAACCACTCTAACGTAGCTTTTTACGTTGAGAATCCAATCCATATTATTTCCTGCTGGGACTTAATTAAATTCCAATTTGGTTAATTATCAACTACTGGTTTTGAATATAAACTTATATCATGAACAAATATCAAACGAATAGGGAATTTTTTGAGCCAATCGACCTTTAAAAAAACGCCATTACTGTTAGCAATGATGATCATTGCGACGGGACAAGTGGGTGTCAGCATCTACTTGCCAGCACTGCCGCTGATTACTTCTGACTTAAGTGTTACCCAAGTGGATGTGCAACTGCTCGTCACACTTTTTCTTGTGGGTTTCGGCTTATCGCAGCTGTTTTATGGGCCGATGTCCGATGCGGTGGGAAGACGACCTATTTTCTTGTTAGGTCAGGGTGTTTATTTGATTGGTACTGTCGTTTGTTTTGCCTTTTCTGACAACATGACAGCGTTGGAAGTAGGTCGATTACTGCAAGGATTAGGGGCGGGTAGTGCCTCTGTGTTGGGGCGAAGCGTACTGCGTGACAGTTATGATGGCCCTCAGCTAACGAAAGCTTTGTCTTACATTTCCCTGACGGCTTCGATCATGC contains:
- a CDS encoding LysR family transcriptional regulator, with protein sequence MDWILNVKSYVRVVEEGSFNGAARKLNTTSSAISKRVNWLEERIGTQLLKRTTRSISQTEAGALFYQRAKDQLDNWQSIIDETRSVNQTPAGLLKIGATIAVGSKFLVQYMDDFLEKYPDIKVQLITTTPGQLPELGLDLVISRELEQLNSLSFKKTPLFEHRASFYAAPSYLAKHGYPTCEQDLEQHNSLIWGERPTREVALTKGQRITLNGNFATTNPEALFHAAKRGMGVLLTIKAMIKEDLKQGTLVPVLPNITADEVMVYAYYPKLDYSHTRTKLFLDHLKERLDRERSTQIL